The Stratiformator vulcanicus genome has a segment encoding these proteins:
- a CDS encoding Hsp20/alpha crystallin family protein → MTDDSETKMDQPTKMTFDRLRRDFEGFVEGAVARGSQALDTIGVRAGEPVPAPVDIYEVDNNLHVVVDLPGVSSDAIVLQLDGNVLGLLATPAEDATKGKIHRKERSVAAISRKINLPVPVDGDSATADVSNGVLSITLPLAPTARSRSIPISTAAPAAEQGSTMEPMSAT, encoded by the coding sequence ATGACCGACGACAGCGAAACCAAGATGGACCAGCCGACGAAAATGACGTTTGATCGGCTGCGGCGAGATTTCGAAGGCTTTGTGGAAGGGGCCGTTGCCAGAGGCTCGCAAGCTCTCGATACGATCGGTGTTCGCGCAGGCGAACCCGTGCCCGCACCGGTCGACATCTACGAAGTCGATAACAATTTGCACGTGGTCGTTGATCTTCCGGGCGTCTCTTCCGATGCGATCGTGTTGCAACTCGACGGTAATGTCCTCGGTTTGCTTGCGACGCCGGCGGAAGATGCGACCAAAGGTAAGATCCATCGCAAAGAGCGATCGGTGGCTGCGATCTCGCGGAAGATAAATCTGCCGGTACCGGTCGATGGAGATTCGGCGACGGCCGATGTTTCGAACGGCGTGTTGAGCATCACGTTGCCATTGGCTCCGACCGCCCGTTCCCGCTCGATTCCGATTTCGACGGCAGCGCCAGCGGCGGAGCAGGGATCAACGATGGAGCCGATGTCGGCAACTTAA
- a CDS encoding Hsp20/alpha crystallin family protein — protein MPVFRLHHNLGSLRDLEQEVDRLLRNVQLTVHGVRARRKFPAINVYEVDNEYLLTAELPGTQLSDLELTVANGMLTLRGKRADLDHVSESSFRRSERFHGGWERSVPLPERVIEDKLAATFANGVLKIRLPKAVQSPARKIQINADQENPDATESRIDSGSDVSSEVIRPNE, from the coding sequence ATGCCGGTCTTTCGACTGCATCACAATCTCGGGTCGCTTCGCGATCTCGAACAGGAGGTGGACCGCCTGCTGCGGAATGTGCAGTTGACGGTACACGGAGTTCGAGCCCGACGGAAGTTTCCCGCGATCAATGTCTACGAGGTCGACAACGAGTATTTGTTGACCGCCGAGTTGCCGGGGACACAACTTTCCGACTTGGAGTTAACTGTTGCCAACGGCATGTTGACATTGCGGGGCAAGCGTGCCGATCTGGACCACGTCTCCGAATCATCGTTTCGCCGGTCCGAACGATTTCACGGTGGGTGGGAGCGCTCAGTACCGCTGCCGGAGCGAGTCATTGAAGACAAGCTCGCGGCGACGTTCGCCAACGGCGTGTTGAAAATTCGGCTGCCCAAAGCGGTTCAGTCGCCGGCGAGGAAGATTCAGATCAACGCCGATCAGGAGAATCCGGACGCGACCGAAAGCCGAATCGATTCGGGTTCGGACGTGTCGAGCGAGGTGATCCGCCCTAATGAGTGA
- a CDS encoding Hsp20/alpha crystallin family protein: MSDDLIENSGEFEASDADETQSSEETEPRFVFTPPIDIFESEEGLVLHADLPGVSSETLDLQVQDNKLTLFGRVNPPVPDNAELRYQEYEVGDFLRSFILSDEVDHERITASLQNGVLKVTLPRAPRTAARRIEVSPE; encoded by the coding sequence ATGAGTGATGACTTGATCGAAAACTCTGGCGAATTCGAAGCCTCCGATGCCGACGAAACGCAGTCTTCGGAGGAGACCGAGCCACGCTTCGTCTTCACGCCCCCGATCGATATTTTCGAATCGGAGGAGGGATTGGTTCTGCACGCGGACTTGCCCGGCGTTTCAAGTGAAACGCTTGATCTGCAGGTGCAGGACAACAAACTGACGCTGTTCGGCAGAGTCAATCCACCGGTTCCCGACAATGCGGAACTTCGGTATCAGGAATACGAAGTCGGCGATTTCCTCCGCTCGTTTATCCTGAGTGACGAAGTCGATCACGAACGCATCACCGCTTCGCTTCAGAACGGTGTCTTGAAGGTGACGTTGCCGCGTGCCCCGCGCACAGCCGCCAGACGCATCGAAGTCAGCCCCGAATAG